A single genomic interval of Dyella terrae harbors:
- a CDS encoding ParB/RepB/Spo0J family partition protein, which yields MAAAKKRGLGRGLDALLGGGDEGAPSVIEQEGELRMLPIQYIKPGQYQPRRHWNDEALDELAASIKAQGLIQPVVVRALGHNSYELIAGERRWRAAQRAQMSEIPALVKDVPEVAVPAMALIENIQRQDLTPLEEADALKRLIDDFDLTHQQAADAVGRSRAAVSNLLRLTELPNSIKKLLDEGKLEMGHARCLLTLPERDAEGLALEAARNGWSVRELEEAARRAQTEPKGKAKGAPARDPNIADLERQLAERFATRVELAHGRGGRGKLVIHYHSNDELEGILGKIR from the coding sequence CAGGAAGGCGAGCTGCGCATGCTCCCCATCCAGTACATCAAGCCGGGCCAGTACCAGCCGCGCCGTCACTGGAACGACGAAGCCCTCGACGAACTCGCCGCGTCCATCAAGGCCCAGGGCCTGATCCAGCCGGTTGTCGTCCGCGCACTCGGCCACAACAGCTACGAGCTCATCGCCGGCGAACGTCGCTGGCGCGCCGCGCAGCGCGCGCAGATGAGCGAGATCCCCGCCCTGGTCAAGGACGTGCCCGAAGTGGCCGTGCCGGCCATGGCTCTGATCGAGAACATCCAGCGCCAGGACCTCACCCCGCTGGAAGAAGCCGACGCGCTCAAGCGCCTGATCGACGACTTCGACCTCACGCACCAGCAGGCCGCCGATGCCGTCGGCCGCTCACGTGCCGCCGTGTCGAACCTGCTGCGCCTGACCGAGCTGCCGAATTCCATCAAGAAGCTCCTCGACGAAGGCAAGCTGGAAATGGGCCACGCCCGTTGCCTGCTCACCTTGCCCGAGCGCGATGCCGAAGGCCTCGCACTCGAAGCCGCGCGCAACGGCTGGAGCGTGCGCGAACTCGAAGAAGCCGCTCGTCGTGCGCAGACTGAGCCCAAAGGCAAGGCCAAGGGCGCGCCCGCGCGCGATCCCAACATCGCCGATCTCGAACGCCAGCTGGCGGAACGTTTCGCCACGCGCGTGGAGCTCGCGCATGGTCGCGGTGGCCGCGGCAAGCTCGTGATTCACTATCACAGCAACGACGAGCTGGAAGGGATCCTCGGAAAGATTCGCTGA